From one Flavobacterium sp. N502536 genomic stretch:
- a CDS encoding sterol desaturase family protein — protein MISFLIFLGVFLFMECVTWLTHKYIMHGLMWYFHADHHQPKYENTFERNDIFFVIFAIPSIVLFYFGVQGGFNYLFFIACGVTLYGACYFLIHDVLIHQRFKWFKNTKNKYLIGLRKAHKIHHKHLGKEDGECFGMLFVPFKYYKI, from the coding sequence ATGATTTCTTTTTTAATCTTTTTAGGTGTTTTTTTATTCATGGAATGTGTGACCTGGCTCACCCACAAGTACATCATGCATGGACTGATGTGGTATTTTCATGCAGATCACCACCAACCCAAATACGAAAATACCTTTGAACGCAACGATATCTTTTTTGTCATTTTTGCTATTCCGAGTATCGTCTTATTTTATTTTGGCGTTCAGGGCGGATTCAACTATTTATTTTTTATTGCCTGTGGGGTAACGCTATATGGTGCATGTTATTTTTTAATTCACGATGTTCTCATCCACCAGCGTTTTAAATGGTTTAAAAACACCAAAAACAAATATTTAATTGGCTTGCGAAAAGCACATAAAATACACCACAAACACTTAGGTAAAGAAGACGGAGAATGTTTCGGGATGTTGTTTGTCCCTTTTAAATATTATAAAATTTAA
- a CDS encoding SRPBCC family protein, producing MKVYKIETVQHVNATIEECWAFFSSPKNLQTITLDNMSFEIQDFDNKRMYPGQIITYTLKPLLGIKINWVTIITVSKENHYFVDEQRFGPYALWHHKHFFEPSETGTKMIDVVHYALPLGYLGRIMNRLVVKNKLKTIFDYRYNKIEELFNSKV from the coding sequence ATGAAAGTATATAAAATAGAAACCGTACAGCATGTAAACGCTACTATCGAAGAATGTTGGGCTTTTTTTTCAAGTCCAAAAAATCTTCAGACGATAACGCTCGATAATATGAGTTTCGAAATTCAGGATTTTGACAACAAGCGCATGTATCCCGGGCAAATCATTACCTATACGTTGAAACCTCTTTTGGGTATTAAAATTAACTGGGTCACGATCATCACGGTTTCAAAAGAGAATCATTATTTTGTAGACGAACAGCGTTTTGGCCCCTACGCCCTCTGGCACCACAAACATTTTTTTGAACCTTCAGAAACGGGAACAAAAATGATCGATGTTGTGCACTATGCATTACCATTGGGCTATCTGGGCAGGATCATGAACAGACTTGTCGTAAAAAACAAACTCAAAACTATTTTTGATTATCGCTACAACAAAATCGAAGAGCTCTTTAATTCAAAAGTCTAA